Proteins from one Thermoanaerobaculia bacterium genomic window:
- a CDS encoding RecX family transcriptional regulator, with the protein MREPARLVPAADKAARLLALRPHFRRELEVKLERSGYGRAEVAEALEKLVRLKLLDDLALARAFVETVARRKGWGRMRVAQELARRGAPEEAAQAALALRSPEDDLEGAREAARRFRSKSSGAASGDAGRAEALARHLSRRGFASSAIFKVLKEMAASTSRLSEARDEGSEAASED; encoded by the coding sequence ATGAGGGAGCCCGCACGGCTCGTTCCGGCCGCAGACAAGGCAGCCCGGCTGCTGGCTTTGCGGCCGCACTTCCGGCGGGAGCTCGAGGTGAAGCTCGAGCGCTCAGGGTACGGGCGCGCGGAGGTTGCCGAAGCGCTCGAGAAGCTCGTGCGGCTGAAGCTCCTCGACGATCTCGCCCTGGCGCGGGCTTTCGTCGAGACGGTGGCCCGACGCAAGGGCTGGGGACGGATGCGCGTGGCGCAGGAGCTCGCCCGGCGCGGTGCTCCCGAGGAGGCGGCGCAGGCGGCGCTCGCCCTGCGTTCGCCGGAAGACGATCTCGAGGGTGCCCGCGAAGCAGCGCGGCGCTTTCGCAGCAAGAGCAGCGGCGCTGCCTCCGGAGATGCCGGCAGGGCGGAAGCGCTCGCCCGTCATCTTTCTCGCCGGGGCTTCGCGAGTAGTGCTATCTTCAAGGTTCTAAAAGAGATGGCGGCGTCAACCTCGCGTCTTTCCGAAGCTCGCGACGAGGGGAGCGAGGCGGCGTCCGAAGATTGA
- the dnaJ gene encoding molecular chaperone DnaJ, translating to MATAERARRDYYEILGVERTASDKEIKAAYRKLALLHHPDKNPGDKGAEELFKQAAEAYAVLSDAEKRQRYDRFGHQGAQSFEGGFDPSTFSDFSDILGDLFGFGGFGGSGQGGRGGRSRATPGADLRYDLEIAFAEAAFGVTRSLKVPRLESCEACGGSGAAPGSAPARCAGCGGRGQVHYTQGFFTLARTCPRCHGEGVTISDPCKECRGEGRVEKVRTLEVKIPRGVDNGARLRLVGEGEHGRRGGPKGDLYVVLAVAPHERFERDGHNVLSEVEIGYAQAVLGAEVEVETLHGKEEVVIPAGTHHGEQFRLKGKGIDRLGGSGRGDHIALAAIRVPAPGDLDDEQRDLLRKLAELEGRPVKEERGVLHRVRDLFGG from the coding sequence ATGGCGACTGCCGAACGCGCCCGGCGCGACTACTACGAGATTCTCGGCGTCGAGCGGACCGCCTCCGACAAGGAGATCAAGGCCGCCTACCGCAAGCTCGCGTTGTTGCATCATCCGGACAAGAACCCCGGAGACAAGGGCGCGGAGGAGCTCTTCAAGCAGGCGGCCGAGGCTTACGCCGTGCTCTCGGACGCCGAGAAACGCCAGCGCTACGACCGCTTCGGGCACCAGGGGGCGCAGAGCTTCGAGGGCGGCTTCGACCCCTCGACCTTTTCGGACTTCTCCGACATCCTGGGCGACCTCTTCGGATTCGGCGGCTTCGGCGGCTCCGGTCAGGGCGGCAGGGGCGGCAGGAGTCGCGCCACGCCCGGAGCCGACCTGCGCTACGACCTCGAGATCGCCTTCGCAGAGGCGGCGTTCGGCGTCACCAGGAGCCTCAAGGTCCCGCGCCTCGAGAGTTGCGAGGCCTGCGGCGGCAGCGGTGCCGCACCCGGCTCCGCGCCGGCGCGGTGCGCGGGCTGCGGCGGGCGCGGGCAGGTCCACTACACCCAGGGTTTCTTCACCCTGGCCCGCACCTGCCCCCGGTGCCATGGCGAGGGAGTCACCATCTCGGATCCGTGCAAGGAGTGTCGCGGCGAGGGCCGCGTCGAGAAGGTGAGGACGCTGGAGGTGAAGATCCCGCGCGGCGTCGACAACGGCGCGCGTCTGCGCCTGGTCGGCGAGGGCGAGCACGGCCGTCGGGGCGGTCCGAAGGGCGACCTCTACGTCGTTCTCGCGGTGGCGCCCCACGAGCGCTTCGAGCGCGACGGACACAACGTCCTCTCCGAGGTCGAGATCGGCTACGCCCAGGCGGTGCTCGGAGCGGAGGTCGAAGTCGAGACCCTGCACGGCAAGGAGGAGGTCGTGATCCCGGCGGGAACCCACCACGGCGAACAGTTCCGGCTCAAGGGCAAGGGGATCGACCGGCTCGGAGGCTCCGGCCGCGGCGACCATATTGCCCTCGCGGCGATCCGCGTCCCGGCGCCGGGCGATCTCGACGACGAGCAGCGCGACCTGCTGCGCAAGCTCGCGGAGCTCGAAGGCCGCCCGGTGAAGGAGGAGCGCGGCGTCCTCCATCGCGTCCGCGACCTGTTCGGCGGATGA
- a CDS encoding 50S ribosomal protein L11 methyltransferase: MATFEAEKLPVKGDLRDLSALVPGVEVVDSGPVEEKDWLAAWREQAEPIELGSRLVVDPREWDLAVPALQGTSRGGFGAEGASGGRFVLAIPARTAFGVGSHESTRLAYDLLEATPLAGKRVLDVGCGSGILAMAALLLGARAAVGFDFDPAAGLLAGQYARHNRLAPMFYTGTVAALATPATDAARFEVVVLNVLPHEIADELGEVIAQLAPGGDLLVSGVLATEGEAVRSAIERWGCDFAGLIVAGEWIGLRFSRRPALAAAAE; this comes from the coding sequence GTGGCAACCTTCGAGGCAGAAAAGCTTCCGGTAAAGGGTGATCTGCGAGATCTCTCGGCGCTGGTGCCGGGAGTCGAAGTCGTCGACTCCGGTCCGGTCGAAGAGAAGGACTGGCTCGCGGCGTGGCGGGAGCAGGCCGAACCGATCGAGCTCGGCTCACGGCTCGTGGTGGATCCGCGTGAGTGGGACCTCGCCGTCCCGGCCCTTCAAGGGACATCTCGTGGCGGGTTCGGTGCCGAAGGCGCGAGCGGCGGGCGTTTCGTACTGGCCATTCCTGCACGGACGGCGTTCGGTGTCGGCAGCCACGAGTCGACGCGGCTGGCCTACGATCTCCTCGAGGCGACGCCGCTCGCCGGCAAGAGGGTCCTCGACGTCGGCTGCGGCTCCGGGATCCTCGCCATGGCGGCGCTTCTCCTCGGCGCCCGCGCCGCGGTCGGCTTCGACTTCGACCCGGCCGCGGGCCTCCTCGCCGGCCAGTACGCCCGCCACAACCGACTTGCGCCGATGTTCTACACCGGCACGGTCGCCGCCCTGGCGACCCCGGCAACCGACGCGGCGAGGTTCGAGGTCGTCGTCTTGAACGTGCTGCCGCACGAGATCGCCGACGAGCTCGGCGAGGTCATCGCCCAGCTCGCCCCCGGCGGCGACCTCCTGGTGTCCGGCGTCCTGGCAACGGAGGGCGAAGCCGTCCGGTCGGCGATCGAGCGCTGGGGATGCGACTTCGCGGGCCTAATCGTCGCCGGCGAATGGATCGGATTGCGCTTTTCTCGAAGGCCGGCACTCGCCGCGGCAGCCGAATGA
- the dnaK gene encoding molecular chaperone DnaK, giving the protein MGKIIGIDLGTTNSCVAVVEAFSPRVLANRDGSRTTPSIVAFTPDGDRLVGQIAKRQAITNPQQTVFAVKRLIGRKFSDPNVQRARDLLPYALVEAANGDVKIQIRDRQHSPEEISAFVLRELKAFAEEALGEPVREAIITVPAYFDDSQRQATKDAGRIAGLEVLRILNEPTAAALAYGLDRGTANRKIAVYDLGGGTFDISILELSEGIFEVRSTSGDTYLGGEDFDQRIIDWLIQEFRGETGIDLRGDRMALQRLKEAAERAKCELSTVAEATINLPFISADENGPRHLSRVLTRTAFEELVAELVARTEGPCRDAIEQAGLAAEEIDEVLLVGGQTRTPLVGQTVERIFRRAPNRDINPDEVVAIGAAIQGGIIRGDIKDLVLLDVTPLSLGIETHGGLFVRLIERNATIPTKNAQIFTTVVDNQDTVEVHVLQGEREIANENRSLGRFELVGIPPAPRGVPQIEVTFAIDSNGIVSVSARDVATNQSQTIQINPAGGLSKEEIDRLVTEADQFAQADAQKREMRRLKNRIEGLIYTNEKVLSQFSESLPEKDRKRSAETLLRARMALASDTRADLETALFDLNATSRSLSELMMSRVGESGTAGGLETGGAGSRG; this is encoded by the coding sequence GTGGGGAAGATCATCGGCATCGATCTCGGAACGACGAACAGCTGCGTCGCAGTCGTCGAAGCGTTCTCTCCCCGGGTGCTGGCGAACCGGGACGGAAGTCGAACGACGCCTTCGATCGTCGCCTTCACGCCCGACGGCGACCGGCTGGTCGGACAGATCGCCAAGCGCCAGGCGATCACCAACCCGCAGCAGACGGTCTTCGCGGTCAAACGCCTGATCGGCAGGAAGTTCAGCGATCCGAACGTACAGCGGGCGCGCGACCTCCTGCCCTACGCCCTCGTCGAGGCGGCGAACGGTGACGTGAAGATCCAGATTCGCGACCGCCAGCACAGCCCGGAGGAGATCTCCGCCTTCGTCCTGCGCGAGCTCAAGGCGTTTGCCGAGGAGGCTCTGGGAGAGCCGGTCCGCGAGGCGATCATCACGGTCCCGGCCTATTTCGACGATTCTCAGCGCCAGGCGACCAAGGACGCCGGGCGCATCGCCGGTCTCGAGGTGCTGCGCATCCTGAACGAGCCGACCGCCGCGGCACTGGCTTACGGCCTCGACCGCGGCACCGCGAATCGCAAGATCGCGGTCTACGACCTCGGGGGCGGCACCTTCGACATCTCGATCCTCGAGCTCTCCGAGGGCATCTTCGAGGTGCGCTCCACTTCGGGCGACACCTATCTCGGAGGCGAGGACTTCGACCAGCGCATCATCGACTGGCTGATTCAGGAGTTTCGCGGCGAGACCGGGATCGACCTGCGCGGCGACCGCATGGCGCTGCAGCGGCTGAAGGAGGCCGCGGAGCGCGCCAAGTGCGAGCTCTCGACGGTGGCGGAGGCGACGATCAACCTGCCGTTCATTTCCGCCGACGAGAACGGCCCGCGGCATCTTTCCCGCGTGCTCACCCGCACCGCCTTCGAAGAGCTGGTCGCCGAGCTCGTGGCGCGTACCGAAGGTCCCTGTCGCGACGCCATCGAACAGGCCGGACTGGCCGCGGAGGAGATCGACGAGGTTCTGCTGGTCGGCGGGCAGACGCGCACGCCGCTCGTGGGGCAGACCGTCGAGCGCATCTTCCGCCGCGCTCCGAACCGCGACATCAACCCCGACGAGGTGGTGGCGATCGGCGCTGCGATCCAGGGCGGCATCATCCGCGGCGACATCAAGGACCTGGTTCTTCTCGACGTCACTCCGCTGTCGCTCGGTATCGAGACCCACGGCGGGCTGTTCGTCCGCCTCATCGAGCGCAACGCCACCATTCCGACGAAGAACGCCCAGATCTTCACCACCGTCGTCGACAACCAGGACACGGTGGAGGTTCACGTGCTCCAGGGCGAGCGCGAGATCGCCAACGAGAACCGATCGCTCGGCCGTTTCGAGCTGGTCGGAATTCCGCCGGCGCCGCGCGGCGTGCCGCAGATCGAAGTCACCTTCGCCATCGACTCGAACGGCATCGTGAGCGTCTCGGCGCGCGACGTCGCGACCAACCAGTCACAGACGATCCAGATCAACCCCGCAGGCGGCCTCTCCAAGGAGGAGATCGATCGCCTGGTCACCGAAGCCGACCAGTTCGCGCAGGCAGATGCCCAGAAGCGCGAGATGCGGCGGCTCAAGAATCGAATCGAGGGACTCATCTACACCAACGAGAAGGTGCTCTCCCAGTTCAGCGAAAGCCTTCCCGAGAAGGACCGCAAGCGGTCCGCCGAGACGCTGCTCCGCGCCCGCATGGCGCTCGCCAGCGACACCCGCGCCGATCTCGAAACGGCGCTGTTCGATCTCAACGCGACCTCGCGCTCGCTCTCGGAGTTGATGATGAGCCGGGTCGGCGAGTCCGGAACTGCGGGCGGTCTCGAAACCGGCGGCGCCGGATCCAGGGGCTGA
- a CDS encoding DUF4388 domain-containing protein: protein MEFTGRLSAFPASNLLQWALTERVTGTLVVRRSQREKRIGFRVGKILDCRSNQATEHYGQHLVAHGILGAEDLAKALAHCRLRRLPLGETLSDLGLLDEASLRASLAQSIQESVQDLFFWRQGLFYFQEGTPPASRLEVEVETTELLLAGTHWIDDQARIRGVLTSDSVVVRPGLNRTSEDLLLSPYELRIVRSAAPEASLSDLYLRTGGVHFPFLSACYGLVTRGALEIVRNAEENAVASREIDLRELLLSLQAEDEVVVGAASAIFPLEVIESLVPAWIRKPLSKELEAMPIRERAFLDGFDGRTTLRRLLSPAVEDRADQIELLLVELRKRNVVLLPASLEDVDRRLDGDSPIRRLVRKLKS, encoded by the coding sequence ATGGAGTTCACCGGCCGGCTTTCCGCCTTCCCAGCCTCGAACCTCCTGCAATGGGCGCTGACCGAGCGTGTCACCGGCACGCTCGTCGTGCGGCGCAGCCAACGCGAGAAGCGGATCGGCTTTCGCGTCGGCAAGATCCTCGATTGCCGGTCGAACCAGGCGACGGAGCATTACGGGCAGCACCTCGTGGCGCACGGTATCCTCGGCGCCGAGGATCTCGCCAAGGCGCTGGCGCATTGCCGGCTGCGGCGCCTGCCGCTCGGCGAAACCCTCAGCGACCTCGGGCTGCTCGACGAGGCGAGCCTGCGCGCGAGCCTGGCGCAGTCGATCCAGGAGTCGGTGCAGGATCTCTTCTTCTGGAGGCAGGGGTTGTTCTACTTCCAGGAGGGCACGCCGCCGGCCTCCCGGCTCGAAGTCGAGGTCGAAACGACCGAGCTCCTGCTCGCGGGAACGCACTGGATCGACGACCAGGCGAGGATCCGGGGTGTTCTCACCAGCGACAGCGTCGTCGTGCGCCCCGGACTGAACCGGACATCGGAGGACCTGCTGCTCTCGCCCTACGAGCTGCGGATCGTCCGGAGCGCGGCGCCCGAGGCTTCGCTCTCCGACCTCTATCTGCGCACCGGAGGGGTCCATTTCCCTTTTCTCTCGGCCTGCTATGGATTGGTCACGCGCGGTGCGCTGGAGATCGTGCGCAACGCCGAGGAGAATGCCGTCGCGTCGCGAGAGATCGACCTGCGCGAGCTGCTGCTCAGCCTCCAGGCCGAAGACGAAGTCGTCGTCGGCGCTGCGAGCGCGATCTTCCCGCTCGAGGTGATCGAATCGCTGGTTCCGGCCTGGATCCGCAAGCCCCTGTCGAAGGAGCTCGAGGCGATGCCGATCCGCGAGCGCGCTTTCCTCGACGGCTTCGACGGCAGGACCACCCTGCGCCGGCTGCTTTCGCCGGCGGTCGAGGATCGCGCCGACCAGATCGAGCTCCTGCTGGTCGAGCTCAGGAAGCGCAATGTCGTGCTCCTGCCCGCGAGCCTCGAGGACGTCGACCGCCGCCTCGACGGCGACTCGCCGATCCGGCGCCTCGTGCGCAAGCTGAAGAGTTGA
- the ilvE gene encoding branched-chain-amino-acid transaminase, whose protein sequence is MNGRLVEFEKATVHVMAHAMHYGSGLFEGIRCYRTPTGPAVFRLQEHLKRLENSCKVYRMEIPFSREEMTQAVFDAIRSNGLEECYIRPIVYRGFGTAGINPLKCPVDVAIAVWSWGRYLGNDALEHGVDACVSTWRRMGAGSSPAIAKATANYLNSQLVKMEAVTNGFAEGIALDDQGYVSEGSGENIFLVLDGQLMTPSISSSILPGITRNSILRLAEEMGIPIRREGIPRGVLYTCDEAFFTGTAVEVAPIRSVDRIPVGDGKPGPITRRLMNEYLGITRGEIADRFGWLTPVPAAVAQVS, encoded by the coding sequence ATGAACGGCCGCCTGGTCGAGTTCGAGAAGGCCACGGTGCACGTCATGGCGCATGCCATGCACTACGGCTCCGGACTCTTCGAGGGCATCCGCTGCTACAGGACACCCACCGGACCGGCGGTCTTCCGCCTGCAGGAGCACCTCAAGCGGCTCGAGAACTCGTGCAAGGTCTACCGCATGGAGATTCCGTTCAGCCGCGAAGAGATGACCCAGGCGGTTTTCGACGCGATCCGCAGCAACGGCCTCGAGGAGTGCTACATCCGGCCGATCGTCTATCGCGGCTTCGGCACGGCAGGCATCAACCCGCTCAAGTGCCCGGTCGATGTCGCCATCGCCGTCTGGTCCTGGGGCCGCTACCTGGGCAACGACGCGCTCGAGCACGGGGTCGACGCCTGCGTCTCGACCTGGCGGCGCATGGGGGCGGGAAGCTCGCCGGCGATCGCCAAGGCGACCGCCAACTACCTCAACTCCCAGCTGGTGAAGATGGAAGCGGTGACCAACGGATTCGCCGAGGGGATCGCGCTCGACGATCAGGGCTACGTCTCCGAGGGCTCGGGAGAGAACATCTTCCTGGTTCTCGACGGACAGCTCATGACCCCATCGATCTCGTCCTCGATCCTGCCCGGAATCACCCGCAACTCGATCCTCCGGCTGGCCGAAGAGATGGGAATCCCGATCCGCCGCGAGGGTATCCCCCGCGGCGTTCTCTACACTTGCGACGAGGCCTTCTTCACCGGTACCGCGGTCGAGGTCGCGCCGATCCGCAGCGTGGATCGCATTCCCGTGGGCGACGGCAAGCCCGGTCCGATCACTCGCAGGCTCATGAACGAATACCTGGGCATCACCCGCGGCGAGATCGCGGACCGCTTCGGCTGGCTCACTCCCGTGCCGGCCGCAGTCGCGCAGGTCTCCTGA
- a CDS encoding 16S rRNA (uracil(1498)-N(3))-methyltransferase — protein sequence MTTTLHLPVFFSAATALVEDEAHHHLFKVKRLQTGERLRVVDGEGHARWAKITGIDKRAARLELGEAAPANEPELAVEIFVAAAKPDRIAWLVEKVTEIGVVAIRFIATDREARSVESSQLARLRRIAISAVEQSGRSVVPALAMAGGLREALAAAGETGLAVAVLDAAGAAACPVAGAAGSCGLFVGPEGGWSPAEIDLFRDRQIPSWSLGPTVLRVETAAVIAAGVRLCGGDLAR from the coding sequence ATGACCACCACCCTCCATTTACCGGTCTTTTTCTCTGCGGCGACGGCGCTCGTCGAAGACGAAGCCCACCACCACCTCTTCAAGGTGAAGCGCCTGCAGACCGGCGAGCGCCTGCGGGTGGTGGACGGAGAAGGCCACGCCCGCTGGGCGAAGATCACCGGCATCGACAAGCGGGCCGCCCGCCTGGAGCTCGGCGAAGCAGCTCCCGCCAACGAGCCGGAGCTCGCCGTGGAGATCTTCGTCGCCGCTGCGAAACCGGACCGGATCGCCTGGCTGGTCGAGAAGGTGACCGAGATCGGCGTCGTCGCCATCCGGTTCATCGCGACCGACCGCGAGGCGCGCTCCGTCGAAAGCTCCCAGCTCGCCCGCCTGCGACGGATCGCCATCTCGGCGGTCGAGCAGTCGGGTCGATCGGTGGTGCCGGCGCTGGCGATGGCGGGCGGGTTGCGCGAAGCGCTCGCCGCCGCGGGCGAGACGGGGCTCGCTGTGGCGGTTCTCGATGCCGCGGGCGCCGCGGCCTGTCCTGTCGCCGGCGCAGCCGGGAGTTGCGGCCTCTTCGTCGGACCGGAGGGCGGCTGGAGCCCGGCGGAGATCGACCTCTTCCGCGACCGGCAGATTCCTTCATGGTCGCTCGGTCCGACCGTGCTCCGGGTCGAGACGGCGGCGGTGATCGCGGCGGGCGTGCGGCTCTGCGGCGGTGACCTCGCGCGTTGA
- a CDS encoding type IV pilus twitching motility protein PilT: protein MNVNDLLKIAVERKASDLHLKVGSHPVLRVDGTLLPLPEVKRLMQEDTIAMAFSMMNARQKQRFKDEFEIDIAYSVPGLGRFRCNIFQQRGTVGLVLRVIPGRILTIRELTLPPVLERICEESRGLVLCTGTTGSGKSTSLASMIDFINSGRSEHIVTIEDPVEFLHRDKKSIVNQREIDVDTRTFSGALRSAMRQDPDVILVGEMRDYETIETALLAAETGHLVFSTLHTLDATETINRIIAVFPPHHQKQIRIQLGQVLKAVISLRLLPRADGSGRVPAAEVMIVTPYIRDCIENKEKTKYIREQIALGTSQYGMQTFDQSLFQLYKAGLITLDEAIRRASNPDEFKLKIQGVQFTSDVSREEMESSIELPGSFSPTEESAFEVERFEGPKR, encoded by the coding sequence ATGAACGTCAACGATCTCCTCAAGATCGCGGTCGAGCGCAAGGCCTCGGATCTTCACCTCAAGGTCGGCAGCCACCCCGTCCTGCGCGTCGATGGCACCCTCCTGCCCCTGCCCGAGGTCAAGCGCCTGATGCAGGAAGACACGATCGCGATGGCCTTCTCGATGATGAACGCGCGGCAGAAGCAGCGCTTCAAGGACGAGTTCGAGATCGACATCGCCTACTCGGTGCCCGGCCTGGGGCGCTTCCGCTGCAACATCTTCCAGCAGCGCGGCACGGTCGGCCTGGTGTTGCGCGTCATCCCGGGACGCATTCTCACCATCCGCGAGCTCACGCTCCCGCCGGTGCTCGAGCGCATCTGCGAAGAGAGTCGGGGTCTCGTGCTCTGCACCGGCACGACCGGCTCCGGCAAGTCGACCTCGCTCGCCTCGATGATCGACTTCATCAACTCCGGGCGCAGCGAGCACATCGTCACGATCGAGGACCCGGTCGAGTTTCTGCACCGCGACAAGAAGTCGATCGTCAACCAGCGCGAGATCGACGTCGATACCCGGACCTTCTCCGGCGCGCTGCGTTCGGCGATGCGACAGGATCCGGACGTGATCCTGGTCGGCGAAATGCGCGACTACGAGACCATCGAGACCGCCCTGCTCGCGGCCGAGACGGGCCATCTCGTGTTCTCGACCCTGCACACGCTGGACGCGACAGAGACGATCAACCGCATCATCGCCGTCTTCCCCCCGCACCACCAGAAGCAGATCCGCATCCAGCTCGGCCAGGTCCTCAAGGCGGTGATCTCGCTGCGCCTCCTGCCCCGCGCCGATGGCAGCGGACGGGTGCCGGCGGCGGAGGTCATGATCGTCACTCCGTACATCCGCGACTGCATCGAGAACAAGGAGAAGACCAAGTACATCCGGGAGCAGATCGCGCTCGGCACCAGCCAGTACGGCATGCAGACGTTCGACCAGTCTCTCTTCCAGCTCTACAAGGCGGGGCTCATCACACTCGATGAGGCCATCCGGCGGGCGTCGAATCCCGACGAGTTCAAGCTCAAGATCCAGGGCGTCCAGTTCACCTCCGACGTGTCGCGCGAGGAGATGGAGTCGTCGATCGAGCTGCCGGGCTCGTTCAGTCCGACCGAGGAGTCGGCTTTCGAGGTCGAGCGCTTCGAGGGTCCCAAGCGCTGA